Proteins encoded by one window of Desulfobaculum bizertense DSM 18034:
- a CDS encoding aldehyde ferredoxin oxidoreductase family protein, whose product MKILRINTRERTYAYEDMGEYAGLGGRALTSHLVRKEVPANAHPLSKENKLVFAPGLLSGTMAANSGRLSVGAKSPLTGGIKESNSGGMLSQKIAKLGLAAIVLEDKPERDTPFASIRISKDGVEFTDAPDREGKDNYEYQQVLNDFYGSKVSIGLIGTAGEQCLKASTIQFTDPYGNPARSAGRGGLGAVMGSKRVRCIAVDNKGANSVEYADKEAFKDANRRWTKMLKEHPVTGQGLKNFGTAILVNIINEAGALPTKNFRMGQYEHVADVSGERMSELIEQRGGKVAEGCHPGCVMQCSQRYVDKDGNYVTSGFEYETLWGFGPNGLVHDLDLIASMDRLCDEKGIDTIEMANTVTMAMEGGLIEWGDGPASKALLEKVGTDDPMGRIIGNGTGFTAAALGVDRVPTVKNQALPAYDPRAVRGVGVTYATNPMGGDHTTGYAVCQNILKVGGDVNPLKDEGNVELSKNLQIATAAVDASGMCLFTAFAILDNDDAMDIICDLLNARYGGSITPDDVLALGVSTLKDEHGFNADAGFTKHDDQLPRWFKEALPPHNVTWDFTEEQLQEAKKF is encoded by the coding sequence ATGAAAATTTTGCGCATCAACACCCGGGAACGGACCTACGCCTACGAGGACATGGGCGAATATGCTGGTCTTGGTGGTCGTGCCCTGACATCTCACCTCGTTCGCAAGGAAGTGCCTGCAAACGCACATCCGCTGTCGAAAGAGAATAAGCTCGTTTTCGCTCCGGGCCTTCTGTCCGGCACGATGGCTGCCAACTCTGGCCGTCTCTCTGTTGGTGCAAAATCCCCTCTGACAGGTGGCATCAAGGAATCCAACTCCGGTGGCATGCTCTCCCAGAAGATCGCCAAGCTTGGCCTTGCTGCAATCGTTCTGGAAGACAAGCCCGAACGTGACACTCCCTTTGCCTCTATCCGCATTAGTAAGGACGGCGTTGAATTTACTGATGCCCCTGACCGTGAAGGCAAGGACAACTACGAGTACCAGCAGGTTCTCAACGATTTTTATGGAAGCAAGGTTTCCATTGGCCTGATCGGTACCGCTGGTGAGCAGTGCCTCAAGGCATCCACCATTCAGTTCACTGACCCCTACGGCAATCCGGCCCGCTCCGCCGGTCGTGGTGGACTCGGTGCTGTTATGGGTTCCAAGCGCGTCCGCTGCATCGCCGTGGACAATAAGGGCGCAAACAGCGTTGAGTACGCTGACAAGGAAGCATTCAAGGATGCTAACCGCCGCTGGACCAAGATGCTCAAGGAACACCCTGTTACTGGTCAGGGCCTCAAGAACTTTGGTACCGCTATTCTCGTGAACATCATCAACGAAGCTGGTGCCCTGCCCACCAAGAACTTCCGCATGGGTCAGTACGAGCATGTTGCAGACGTTTCTGGCGAACGTATGTCTGAGCTGATCGAACAGCGCGGCGGTAAGGTTGCTGAAGGCTGCCACCCCGGCTGCGTTATGCAGTGTTCACAGCGCTATGTGGACAAAGACGGCAACTATGTGACTTCTGGTTTTGAGTACGAAACCCTGTGGGGCTTTGGTCCGAACGGTCTGGTTCATGACCTCGACCTTATTGCTTCCATGGACCGTCTCTGTGACGAAAAGGGTATCGACACCATTGAGATGGCAAACACCGTCACGATGGCAATGGAAGGCGGCCTGATTGAGTGGGGCGACGGTCCTGCTTCCAAGGCCCTTCTGGAAAAGGTTGGCACTGATGACCCGATGGGTCGCATCATTGGTAACGGTACCGGCTTTACCGCTGCCGCTCTTGGCGTGGACCGCGTTCCTACCGTCAAGAATCAGGCTCTGCCTGCATATGATCCCCGCGCTGTCCGTGGCGTCGGTGTCACCTATGCAACCAACCCGATGGGCGGCGACCACACTACTGGTTACGCTGTCTGCCAGAACATTCTGAAAGTCGGCGGTGACGTGAACCCGCTGAAGGACGAGGGCAACGTTGAGCTGTCCAAGAACCTCCAGATCGCAACCGCTGCTGTTGACGCTTCCGGCATGTGCCTGTTTACGGCATTCGCCATTCTGGATAATGACGACGCAATGGACATCATTTGCGACCTGCTGAACGCCCGCTACGGCGGTTCCATCACTCCTGACGACGTGCTGGCACTCGGTGTCTCCACCCTGAAGGACGAGCATGGATTCAATGCTGATGCTGGCTTTACCAAGCATGATGACCAGCTGCCTCGCTGGTTCAAGGAAGCTCTGCCTCCGCACAACGTGACGTGGGACTTCACTGAAGAGCAGCTCCAGGAAGCCAAGAAGTTCTAA
- a CDS encoding molybdopterin molybdotransferase MoeA, whose protein sequence is MKKAFFQVVSPEEYIALLQEFPTLEQEEIPLEQAEFRYLAQDIIAREDLPMTNRSCMDGFAVSAREVFGATESNPAYLESMGSLSIDQQPTEALRPGHCMGIVTGGTLPEGADAVVMVEHTQELGAGTLEIRKSVAPSEHVMLRGEDATAGKAALSAGTHLRPQEIGMLAAVGAERVAVHRRPRVGIISTGDELIPVGDTPTPGQIRDVNSFSLSALVSSAGAIPTRYGIIADRQEELSAAIHRALAENDVVFISGGSSIGVRDLTQAAIEDLPDAKLLAHGVAVSPGKPTMLARVGNKAIMGLPGQVTSSQVVVMIFGVPFLRHLAGDTRAFDPMRRPLRQATLTRNIASKQGREDYVRVRLSTAEDGSLEATPVLGKSGLLRTMLLADGFIRIPADTEGFFAGRPVDVWLQV, encoded by the coding sequence GTGAAAAAAGCATTTTTTCAGGTCGTCAGCCCTGAAGAATATATAGCCCTTCTTCAAGAATTCCCGACGCTTGAGCAGGAAGAAATTCCGCTTGAACAGGCTGAATTCCGTTACCTTGCGCAGGACATCATCGCCCGCGAAGATCTGCCCATGACCAACCGTTCCTGCATGGACGGTTTTGCCGTCTCCGCCCGCGAAGTCTTTGGCGCTACAGAATCAAACCCGGCCTATCTGGAAAGCATGGGCAGTCTGTCCATCGACCAGCAGCCAACAGAAGCCCTCCGCCCCGGCCACTGTATGGGCATTGTGACGGGTGGCACCCTTCCCGAAGGCGCGGATGCCGTGGTCATGGTTGAACACACGCAGGAGCTTGGTGCTGGCACACTCGAAATTCGCAAATCTGTTGCCCCCTCCGAGCACGTCATGCTTCGGGGCGAGGACGCCACAGCCGGAAAAGCTGCGCTCAGCGCCGGAACACATCTCCGTCCGCAGGAAATCGGCATGCTCGCTGCTGTGGGAGCAGAACGCGTCGCCGTACACCGCCGCCCACGCGTTGGCATCATCTCGACAGGTGACGAACTCATTCCTGTTGGCGACACCCCTACGCCCGGCCAGATTCGCGACGTCAATTCCTTTTCCCTGAGCGCGCTCGTTAGCAGTGCAGGAGCCATTCCCACCCGCTACGGCATCATTGCAGACCGTCAGGAAGAACTCTCCGCAGCCATTCACCGCGCCCTTGCCGAAAACGACGTTGTCTTCATCTCTGGCGGCAGCTCCATCGGTGTCCGCGACCTCACGCAGGCCGCTATTGAGGACCTGCCAGATGCCAAGCTTCTGGCTCACGGCGTCGCCGTCAGCCCTGGCAAGCCCACCATGCTTGCCCGCGTTGGCAACAAGGCCATCATGGGGCTTCCCGGTCAGGTCACTTCGTCGCAGGTTGTGGTCATGATTTTTGGCGTCCCCTTCCTTCGGCATCTTGCTGGTGACACCCGGGCCTTTGATCCCATGCGCCGCCCCCTGCGTCAGGCAACACTCACCAGAAACATTGCCTCCAAGCAGGGCCGCGAAGATTATGTCCGCGTCCGTCTCAGCACTGCCGAAGATGGCTCGCTCGAAGCAACCCCGGTCTTGGGCAAATCAGGACTCCTGCGAACCATGCTTCTGGCGGATGGCTTCATTCGTATTCCCGCAGATACCGAAGGTTTTTTTGCCGGACGCCCCGTGGACGTCTGGCTTCAGGTCTAA
- a CDS encoding molybdopterin biosynthesis protein: MKRNIYLETVPISEALSTVQARLDRTALVKTEMVPTHEALGRVTARPVYADLSSPTYHSAAMDGIAVLAEDTFSAREDAPLSLSPDKFTPVNTGNALPDGVNAVIMIENVLMQDDGTARIEAPAFPWQHVRRIGEDIVATELLIPSNHELSAYDIGALLSAGIWELSVYEKLKAVIIPTGDEVLDFRDRPTPKPGQVVESNTQVFSALASKWGIEVIRHEPVPDRPEALTEALKNALLSDAHIVVMGAGSSAGAKDYTRSVLSELGEVLVHGIKAMPGKPSLLGIASEEFGSKLMVGAPGYPVSAVICFEELLAPLAAWMSRKVLPARPQVDVTMTRSMPSKLGMEEFLRVSIGRVGDSYVATPLSRGAGMITTMTKAQGICRIPANSEGINQGQTLPASLLVPRESLEQTLVVVGSHDNTVDLLADALMGRDTPIHLASTHVGSMGGLMAVKNGACHMAGTHLFDPDTNDYNAPFISKYLPDADVVLINLAIRHQGLIVAASNPKNIQGVTDLVRDDVQFINRQRGAGTRILLDWHLSQNDIVPSQVKGYDKEEFTHMAVAVNVLSGAADCGLGIMAAAKALNLGFVPLARERYDLLIPRQHLSDPRVQAVLETIRTDAFKERIQSLGGYETDLTGQEMQPGMGLPE, translated from the coding sequence ATGAAACGCAATATTTATCTTGAGACTGTTCCCATTTCCGAAGCGCTCAGCACGGTTCAGGCCCGCCTCGACAGAACCGCTCTCGTCAAAACCGAAATGGTTCCCACGCACGAAGCGCTCGGCCGTGTCACAGCACGCCCGGTCTATGCCGACCTGTCCTCGCCGACCTATCACAGCGCAGCAATGGACGGCATTGCCGTCCTCGCAGAAGACACGTTTTCCGCCCGCGAAGATGCCCCGCTGAGCCTCAGTCCCGACAAATTCACCCCCGTAAACACGGGCAACGCGCTCCCCGATGGCGTCAATGCGGTCATTATGATTGAAAACGTTCTGATGCAGGACGATGGAACGGCCCGCATTGAGGCCCCGGCTTTTCCCTGGCAGCACGTCCGCCGCATTGGCGAAGACATTGTTGCAACAGAGCTGCTTATTCCCAGCAATCACGAACTCAGCGCCTACGACATTGGCGCCCTTCTCTCTGCTGGCATCTGGGAGCTTTCTGTCTACGAAAAGCTCAAGGCCGTCATCATCCCCACCGGTGACGAAGTCCTTGATTTTCGGGACCGCCCAACTCCAAAGCCCGGTCAGGTTGTCGAGAGCAACACGCAGGTCTTTAGTGCCCTTGCCAGCAAATGGGGCATTGAGGTCATCCGTCACGAGCCTGTCCCGGACCGTCCCGAAGCGCTGACCGAGGCGCTCAAGAATGCCCTTCTTTCTGACGCGCACATTGTGGTCATGGGTGCAGGCTCTTCCGCAGGTGCCAAAGATTACACCCGGAGCGTTCTTTCCGAGCTTGGCGAAGTCCTTGTCCACGGCATCAAGGCCATGCCCGGCAAGCCTTCCCTTCTCGGCATTGCGTCCGAAGAATTTGGCAGCAAGCTTATGGTCGGCGCTCCCGGCTACCCCGTTAGTGCCGTCATCTGTTTTGAAGAGCTTCTTGCCCCGCTCGCCGCATGGATGAGCCGCAAGGTTCTCCCTGCCCGTCCGCAGGTTGACGTCACCATGACCCGCAGCATGCCATCCAAGCTCGGCATGGAAGAATTTCTTCGCGTCTCCATTGGCCGCGTTGGCGACAGCTACGTTGCGACGCCCCTCTCTCGTGGCGCTGGCATGATTACCACCATGACCAAGGCGCAGGGCATTTGCCGCATCCCCGCCAACTCTGAGGGCATTAATCAGGGCCAGACGCTTCCTGCCTCTCTTCTCGTCCCCCGCGAGAGTCTTGAGCAGACCCTCGTCGTTGTTGGCAGCCATGACAACACTGTCGATCTGCTTGCAGATGCCCTCATGGGACGCGACACCCCCATTCATCTTGCCTCCACCCACGTTGGCAGCATGGGCGGCCTCATGGCCGTCAAGAATGGCGCCTGTCACATGGCAGGGACTCATCTGTTTGATCCCGACACCAACGATTACAATGCGCCCTTCATCAGCAAGTATCTTCCCGACGCCGACGTTGTGCTCATCAACCTTGCCATTCGGCATCAGGGTCTCATTGTTGCCGCGTCCAACCCCAAAAACATTCAGGGCGTAACGGATCTCGTCCGTGACGATGTGCAGTTCATCAACCGGCAGCGTGGAGCAGGCACCCGCATCCTTCTCGACTGGCATCTTTCCCAGAACGACATCGTTCCCTCGCAGGTCAAAGGCTATGACAAGGAAGAATTCACCCACATGGCCGTAGCCGTTAACGTCCTGAGTGGTGCAGCGGACTGCGGTCTCGGCATCATGGCCGCAGCCAAGGCTCTCAATCTTGGCTTTGTGCCCCTCGCCCGCGAGCGCTATGATCTCTTGATCCCGCGTCAGCATCTCAGCGACCCGCGCGTGCAAGCCGTTCTGGAGACCATCAGGACAGACGCATTCAAAGAGCGCATTCAGTCTCTTGGTGGCTACGAAACAGACCTCACCGGGCAGGAAATGCAGCCCGGTATGGGCCTTCCCGAATAA
- a CDS encoding MoaD/ThiS family protein, giving the protein MKINVKCFATLSTFDPKEPENFEVPDGITVAQLIELLGIEREEVKIMFINSTHVKDSATIQDGDRVGLFPAVGGG; this is encoded by the coding sequence ATGAAGATCAACGTCAAATGTTTTGCCACCCTCAGCACTTTTGACCCCAAGGAACCAGAAAACTTTGAGGTTCCCGACGGCATCACTGTCGCCCAGCTCATTGAACTCCTCGGCATTGAGCGCGAAGAGGTCAAAATCATGTTCATCAACAGCACGCACGTCAAAGACTCTGCGACCATTCAGGATGGCGACCGCGTCGGCCTTTTCCCCGCCGTTGGTGGAGGTTGA
- a CDS encoding HesA/MoeB/ThiF family protein, with protein MGSIDLLGTQARQLGVPSKMADGTEYLSLSMFIAEEISSRENAPLREVELAALAAGVIPEHYVRNFNSIDIQGQINLLSSKLALVGLGGLGGLLIEAFARMGVGHIEAADGDSFEESNLNRQLLSSSQRVRLSKARSASLRVVTINPAIDCAAHAEFVTEDSLRAMCHGASVLVDALGGLDNRQLLQDVATEFNIPLVTAGMAGFSGYVATVLPGQPGPASFFGSGSAAEDSLGTPVPAVYTAASLQAAEVMRILAGQAPALDNRMLLFDLNDMSFEKIQIA; from the coding sequence ATGGGCAGCATTGATCTACTCGGGACGCAGGCACGGCAGCTTGGCGTCCCCTCAAAGATGGCAGACGGCACGGAGTATCTCAGCCTCAGCATGTTTATCGCCGAGGAGATCTCAAGCCGCGAAAATGCCCCGCTTCGCGAAGTCGAGCTTGCCGCTCTCGCCGCTGGTGTCATCCCAGAGCACTATGTTCGCAATTTCAACAGCATCGACATTCAGGGACAAATTAATCTGCTCTCCTCCAAGCTCGCGCTTGTTGGTCTCGGTGGTCTCGGCGGTCTCCTCATCGAGGCTTTTGCCCGCATGGGTGTCGGCCACATTGAGGCCGCGGACGGGGACAGTTTTGAGGAAAGCAACCTCAACCGGCAGCTTCTCTCTTCCTCGCAGCGGGTGCGCCTCTCAAAGGCCCGTTCTGCCAGTCTGCGCGTCGTAACCATCAATCCCGCCATTGACTGTGCCGCGCATGCTGAGTTTGTCACAGAGGACTCGCTACGCGCCATGTGTCACGGCGCCTCTGTCCTTGTCGACGCCCTCGGCGGCCTCGACAACCGGCAGCTTTTGCAGGACGTCGCCACTGAGTTCAACATCCCCCTCGTGACTGCCGGAATGGCGGGCTTCTCTGGCTACGTCGCAACTGTGCTCCCCGGGCAGCCCGGGCCAGCCAGCTTTTTTGGCTCCGGCTCCGCCGCAGAGGACTCGCTCGGCACGCCCGTACCAGCGGTCTACACCGCCGCCAGTCTTCAGGCTGCCGAAGTCATGCGCATCCTCGCAGGGCAGGCTCCAGCCCTCGACAACCGCATGCTCCTGTTCGACCTCAACGACATGAGTTTTGAAAAAATTCAGATTGCATAA
- a CDS encoding FadR/GntR family transcriptional regulator, which produces MAGKRIPLSAFKTDVTIPRATVYEHIVRRINEMLESGELEAGDKIPPERRLAEAFGVSRNSVREAIRVLSEQGILESRPGCGTFVKAHKGRDFLEGLASRMAQGRQQLRDVLELRLILEPSIAALAAQNARQQDLVKLEDLIRRQEEDIYGGGTGISLDEEFHAILARLSGNKLLDDVIERIRDALRESRDETLNSVERRSSSMQAHKDVLRAIASGDATGAKKAMRNHLRLIARLLFPGENLG; this is translated from the coding sequence ATGGCAGGAAAACGCATACCACTCTCGGCATTTAAGACAGATGTAACGATACCGCGTGCAACTGTGTACGAGCACATAGTCCGCCGCATCAATGAGATGCTGGAATCGGGCGAGCTTGAAGCTGGAGACAAAATTCCACCTGAGCGTCGTCTTGCGGAGGCATTTGGAGTATCGCGAAACTCGGTACGCGAGGCAATTCGTGTACTGTCAGAGCAGGGCATACTTGAGAGTCGCCCTGGCTGCGGAACCTTTGTAAAGGCGCATAAGGGCCGTGATTTTCTGGAGGGGTTAGCCTCTCGCATGGCGCAGGGTCGCCAGCAGTTGCGAGACGTGCTGGAACTCCGGCTCATACTGGAGCCATCTATTGCGGCACTTGCAGCGCAGAATGCACGCCAGCAAGATCTGGTCAAACTTGAGGACCTGATTCGGCGCCAGGAAGAAGACATTTATGGTGGCGGAACAGGCATTTCTCTTGACGAAGAATTCCATGCAATCTTGGCACGCCTGAGCGGCAACAAGCTCTTGGACGATGTCATTGAGCGCATACGAGATGCCCTGCGTGAGAGCCGCGACGAGACGCTGAACTCTGTTGAGCGCCGTTCCTCTTCCATGCAGGCACACAAAGACGTTTTGCGGGCCATTGCATCTGGTGATGCGACAGGGGCCAAAAAGGCCATGCGCAATCACCTGAGGCTTATTGCCCGTCTCCTCTTCCCGGGAGAGAATCTCGGCTAG
- a CDS encoding alpha-hydroxy-acid oxidizing protein, with amino-acid sequence MKDVRKTAKERMKGYCRMCPICDGRACSGEVPGMGGLGTGVAFRNNVTALKAVQLNMRLLHDATEPDTSTKALGLDLSLPVMAAPIGGVSFNMGGAISEDAYIDAVLGGCKSRGIIGATGDGVPPFIVDAAMGGVKKLDGHGIPFIKPWDGAELKEKFDLAFSTGAKIYGMDVDAAGLITLRKMGRPVSPKPPVELKKIIDMVHEKGAKFILKGVMTVDEAEKAIEIGADAIVVSNHGGRVLDHAPGTATVLPAIADAVKGKICIIVDGGVRDGVDVLKMIALGAELVMIGRPFSQAAVGGEQEGVEAFIDQLTAQLTQAMVLTGCQTIDSVGRHILYGMTK; translated from the coding sequence ATGAAGGACGTTCGGAAGACCGCAAAGGAACGGATGAAAGGGTACTGCCGTATGTGCCCCATCTGCGACGGTCGAGCATGCTCAGGAGAAGTTCCGGGCATGGGTGGTCTTGGTACGGGAGTCGCATTTCGCAACAATGTGACCGCGCTCAAGGCAGTACAGCTCAACATGCGACTGCTACACGACGCAACGGAACCCGATACCTCCACAAAGGCACTCGGGCTTGATCTTTCCCTGCCGGTGATGGCTGCACCCATTGGTGGCGTCAGCTTCAACATGGGCGGAGCAATCAGCGAAGACGCATACATCGACGCAGTCCTTGGTGGCTGCAAATCTCGCGGCATCATTGGTGCCACGGGCGATGGTGTTCCCCCGTTTATTGTTGATGCTGCAATGGGAGGAGTCAAAAAGCTCGACGGTCACGGCATCCCATTCATTAAGCCCTGGGATGGCGCCGAACTCAAAGAAAAGTTCGATCTGGCATTCTCCACTGGCGCAAAGATCTACGGCATGGACGTCGACGCGGCAGGGCTTATCACCCTGCGCAAGATGGGCCGCCCGGTCTCGCCAAAGCCCCCTGTTGAACTGAAAAAGATCATTGATATGGTTCACGAAAAGGGCGCAAAATTTATTCTCAAAGGCGTCATGACTGTCGACGAGGCAGAAAAAGCCATTGAAATCGGCGCAGACGCTATTGTCGTCTCCAACCACGGTGGCCGCGTTCTGGACCACGCACCCGGAACTGCTACAGTCCTCCCCGCCATTGCCGACGCAGTCAAAGGCAAAATCTGTATCATCGTCGACGGCGGAGTTCGTGATGGCGTCGACGTGCTCAAAATGATTGCCCTCGGTGCCGAGCTCGTCATGATTGGCCGCCCCTTCTCGCAGGCTGCCGTTGGCGGTGAGCAGGAAGGTGTCGAAGCCTTTATTGACCAGCTCACGGCACAACTCACCCAGGCAATGGTGCTCACGGGTTGCCAAACTATCGATTCGGTAGGTCGCCACATCCTGTATGGGATGACAAAATAA
- a CDS encoding sulfite exporter TauE/SafE family protein has translation MLTSLLLYLVLGAFAGVLAGLLGIGGGLVIVPLLTFSFTWQGVPHEHILHMALGTSLATIIFTSISSMRAHNAHGAVDWRVFWRITPGILLGTFIGTWVAAQLSTNFLKGFFGIFLYFVSYRMLTGKKTQATRELPGNAGIFGVGNGIGIISSLVGIGGGTLSVPFLTWCNVAIHKAIGTAAAIGLPIALAGSFGYFLNGLGVEGRPDWTIGYIYIPALLGIVCMSVVTAPIGAKLAHSLPVGTLKKIFAVLLFIVGTRMLWSLF, from the coding sequence ATGCTGACCTCTTTGCTTTTGTACCTTGTCCTCGGTGCCTTTGCTGGCGTCCTTGCAGGACTGCTCGGTATTGGCGGTGGACTCGTTATCGTCCCCCTTCTCACCTTCTCCTTCACATGGCAGGGCGTCCCCCACGAGCATATTCTGCACATGGCTCTCGGTACCTCCCTCGCTACAATTATCTTTACCTCCATCTCCAGCATGCGCGCTCACAACGCCCACGGCGCCGTTGACTGGCGCGTCTTTTGGCGCATTACCCCCGGTATCCTGCTCGGTACCTTTATCGGCACCTGGGTCGCAGCCCAGCTCTCAACCAATTTCCTCAAAGGCTTCTTCGGCATCTTCCTCTATTTCGTCTCGTACCGAATGCTCACAGGGAAAAAGACCCAGGCTACTCGCGAACTGCCCGGTAACGCTGGCATCTTTGGCGTTGGCAACGGTATCGGCATTATCTCCAGCCTCGTCGGTATCGGCGGCGGAACCCTCTCCGTCCCCTTCCTCACCTGGTGCAATGTCGCTATCCACAAGGCTATCGGAACCGCTGCCGCCATCGGACTCCCCATCGCCCTCGCTGGCTCCTTCGGATACTTCCTCAATGGCCTCGGCGTCGAAGGTCGACCAGACTGGACCATCGGATACATCTACATCCCCGCCCTCCTCGGTATCGTCTGCATGAGCGTCGTCACCGCACCCATCGGTGCAAAACTCGCTCACTCACTCCCCGTCGGTACCTTGAAAAAAATCTTCGCCGTCCTCCTCTTTATCGTCGGCACCCGTATGTTATGGAGCTTATTTTAG